From a region of the Kwoniella mangroviensis CBS 8507 chromosome 1 map unlocalized Ctg01, whole genome shotgun sequence genome:
- a CDS encoding 3'(2'),5'-bisphosphate nucleotidase gives MSSSNLPFTRLQKETEVAILSVLRACYLTKNVQDTLVNQDTLIKKDKSPVTVADLSAQSLISLHLLSHFPEDPIIGEEDTSELRVNDGLREKVVKLVSEGFEREEGWGKDKTFTEDEVLKAIDAGSAEGGNKGRFWTIVIDGTSGFIRHQQCAVCLALIVDGQVEMGVIGCPNLGPEPAKIGEEIIPNGKGVLMVAVRGEGSYSRPLTSPTYTKLSLPPTPPASNPLTFLESVESGHSAHSIQARIGELLEVKRPSLRMDSQAKYACLGRGEGGVYLRIPTKYAGGKEYAEKIWDHASGSLLIHESGGICTDMHGQLLNFGVGRTLKNNEGIVAAGKEIHSKAVEAVKKAVEEVGVKRD, from the exons GACTAAGAATGTACAAGATACTTTGGTTAACCAAGATACGCTCATCAAAAAGGATAAATCACCTGTCACAG TTGCGGATCTCTCTGCGCAATCGCTCATCTCCTTACACCTCCTCTCACATTTCCCCGAAGATCCAATTATAGGCGAAGAAGATACGTCCGAATTGAGAGTCAACGACGgattgagagagaaagtggTCAAACTTGTTAGtgaaggatttgaaagagaggaaggatgggGTAAAGACAAGACATTCACtgaagatga AGTGCTCAAAGCGATAGATGCTGGCTCAGCAGAAGGTGGAAACAAAGGTAGATTCTGGACTATCGTGA TCGACGGTACATCAGGTTTCATCCGACACCAACAATGCGCCGTCTGTCTTGCGCTCATCGTCGACGGTCAAGTGGAGATGGGAGTCATCGGATGTCCAAATCTCGGTCCAGAACCAGCTAAGATCGGTGAAGAGATCATTCCCAATGGAAAAGGGGTTTTGATGGTTGCTGtcagaggagaaggaagttaTTCT CGTCCCCTCACTTCCCCAACATACACCAAACTCTCCCTGCCTCCCACTCCACCAGCCTCCAACCCATTGACATTCCTCGAATCGGTGGAGTCTGGACATTCGGCACATTCCATCCAAGCTCGTATTGGTGAACTGTTAGAAGTGAAAAGACCAAGTTTGAGAATGGACAGTCAGGCTAAATATGCTTGTTTGGGtagaggtgaaggtggtgtatA CCTCCGAATCCCGACTAAATACGCCGGTGGTAAAGAGTACGCCGAGAAGATATGGGATCACGCCTCTGGATCTCTGTTGATTCATGAATCAGGAGGGATATGTACCGACATGCATGGTCAACTGTTGAATTTCGGTGTAGGAAGAACGTTGAAGAATAATGAGGGAATCGTAGCTGCGGGTAAAGAGATCCACAGCAAGGCCGTTGAGGCTGTTAAGAAGGCTGTTGAGGAAGTTGGAGTCAAGAGGGATTGA